In one Lolium rigidum isolate FL_2022 chromosome 3, APGP_CSIRO_Lrig_0.1, whole genome shotgun sequence genomic region, the following are encoded:
- the LOC124703375 gene encoding receptor kinase-like protein Xa21 has protein sequence MPRGDLHRLLNSAQDHEGSLDFIHITVAQRLSIVLDVADAYLQHNNQGTIVHCHMKPSNILLDDTMTTHVGDFGLARFVVDPAASSPDDSHSTSLIAINGTIGYAAPECATRGHVLTASDVYSFGNVVLEIFLRKRPTDGMFKDGVNIPNFVEINFPAKISLTCMFLYPYYVPGHT, from the exons ATGCCCCGAGGAGACTTACATAGATTACTGAATTCAGCTCAAGACCATGAGGGCTCTTTAGACTTCATACACATTACAGTGGCTCAAAGGCTAAGCATTGTTTTGGATGTAGCAGATGCGTATCTACAACATAACAACCAAGGAACTATTGTTCATTGTCATATGAAGCCTAGCAATATTCTTTTGGATGATACTATGACAACTCATGTTGGAGATTTTGGTCTTGCAAGGTTTGTAGTTGATCCAGCAGCATCATCACCAGATGACTCACACTCGACGTCTTTGATTGCAATAAATGGAACTATTGGATATGCTGCTCCAG AATGTGCAACACGTGGTCATGTTTTGACTGCTAGCGATGTCTATAGCTTTGGAAATGTTGTACTTGAAATCTTCTTACGGAAGAGGCCTACAGATGGTATGTTCAAAGATGGAGTAAACATTCCAAACTTCGTTGAAATAAATTTTCCTGCCAAGATATCACTAACCTGCATGTTTTTGTATCCTTATTATGTTCCGGGGCACACTTAA
- the LOC124703373 gene encoding uncharacterized protein LOC124703373: MQLLGMNFLGNMSSASLIYCRLKAHALISGDASQNYPKIVVYHLLFLPMLSKNIQLAHTPPLSSPSQASSLRSSGVTAQGQPCSVPVAWKMQKCRSRSSARKTWPCGSRSSIRLSLRAAIALCSATVLACTIVEQWRTKVLGSPSRPPPSGGLPDSSQERGAPARPLEQCSSVHGRILLDLWPPLHRHR; encoded by the exons ATGCAGCTGCTTGGCATGAATTTCCTAGGTAACATGTCCTCAGCTTCTCTCATATATTGCAGGCTGAAGGCACATGCTCTCATCTCTGGAGATGCTTCTCAAAATTATCCAAAAATTGTGGTATATCATTTACTTTTCTTACCTATGCTATCAAAAAATATTCAGCTGGCCCACACACCTCCACTTTCCTCGCCCTCGCAGGCCTCCTCCTTACGATCATCAGGTGTAACAGCCCAAGGTCAGCCCTGTTCGGTGCCGGTGGCTTGGAAGATGCAAAAGTGTAGGAGTAGAAGCAGTGCAAGGAAGACGTGGCCGTGTGGGAGCAGAAGCAGTATAAGACTGTCGCTTCGGGCAGCTATTGCACTGTGCTCCGCCACTGTGCTTGCCTGCACCATTGTCGAGCAATGGAGAACTAAG GTGCTCGGTTCCCCATCAAGGCCTCCTCCTTCAGGAGGGCTCCCGGATAGCAGTCAGGAGCGCGGCGCACCTGCCCGACCATTGGAGCAGTGCAGTTCAGTTCATGGCAGAATTCTCCTAGACCTTTGGCCTCCTCTGCACCGCCACCGTTAA